One Amycolatopsis sp. NBC_00355 genomic window carries:
- a CDS encoding MCE family protein codes for MTTLRRRLLGLLLVAVMVGGVALSIALYDKAFTSFVTVKLQADKIGNQLIQQSDVKVRGLIVGSVKDISATADGAELTLALNPESAKLIPENVSARFLPKTLFGERFVSLEIPAKPSSKTLATGDVIPQDRTSSAVELEQAFSHLLPVLQAVQPQKLSATLTAISTALSGRGDQLGDTLTQLGSYIGELNPHEPELQHNLKALAEFSDHLKDSAPDLVQSLDNLSTTTRTVVDQQQNLSNLYGTLTQASVDLQTFLQNNKDNIISLASTARPTAELLAKYAPEYPCVISQMAKNVPLIDQALGKGTDQPGLHATIEVVVPRAPYEAGKEEPRFDDKRGPRCYDSDKLPNPFPSEPPDGAFQDGTKHQTAPKTVGEGLNPANFKADATGGNGSGGNLAYSTAEQGFLADLLGPQLGMNAADVPSWSALLVGPLYRGAEVTVK; via the coding sequence ATGACCACGTTGCGACGCAGGCTGCTCGGCCTGCTCCTGGTCGCCGTGATGGTCGGCGGCGTGGCGCTTTCGATCGCGCTCTACGACAAGGCCTTCACCTCGTTCGTCACGGTGAAGCTGCAGGCCGACAAGATCGGCAACCAGCTGATCCAGCAGTCCGACGTCAAGGTCCGCGGCCTGATCGTCGGCTCGGTCAAGGACATCTCGGCCACCGCCGACGGCGCGGAGCTGACGCTCGCCCTGAACCCCGAGTCGGCGAAGCTGATCCCGGAGAACGTCTCGGCGCGGTTCCTGCCGAAGACGCTCTTCGGTGAGCGCTTCGTCTCGCTGGAGATCCCGGCCAAGCCGTCGTCGAAGACGCTGGCCACCGGCGACGTCATCCCGCAGGACCGGACGTCGAGCGCGGTCGAGCTGGAGCAGGCGTTCTCGCACCTGCTCCCGGTGCTGCAGGCGGTCCAGCCGCAGAAGCTGTCGGCGACGCTCACCGCGATCTCGACCGCGCTGTCCGGCCGCGGCGACCAGCTCGGCGACACGCTGACGCAGCTGGGCAGCTACATCGGCGAGCTGAACCCGCACGAGCCGGAGCTGCAGCACAACCTCAAGGCGCTCGCGGAGTTCTCCGACCACCTCAAGGACTCGGCGCCCGACCTGGTGCAGAGCCTCGACAACCTGAGCACGACCACCCGCACGGTGGTCGACCAGCAGCAGAACCTGTCGAACCTCTACGGCACCCTGACCCAGGCTTCCGTGGACCTGCAGACGTTCCTGCAGAACAACAAGGACAACATCATCTCCCTCGCCTCGACCGCCCGGCCGACGGCCGAGCTGCTGGCGAAGTACGCGCCGGAGTACCCCTGCGTGATCTCCCAGATGGCCAAGAACGTCCCGCTGATCGACCAGGCGCTGGGCAAGGGCACCGACCAGCCCGGCCTGCACGCGACGATCGAGGTCGTCGTGCCGCGCGCGCCGTACGAGGCGGGCAAGGAAGAGCCGCGGTTCGACGACAAACGCGGCCCGCGGTGCTACGACTCGGACAAGCTGCCGAACCCGTTCCCGTCGGAGCCGCCGGACGGCGCCTTCCAGGACGGCACGAAGCACCAGACCGCGCCGAAGACCGTCGGTGAGGGCCTCAACCCGGCCAACTTCAAGGCCGACGCGACCGGCGGCAACGGCTCCGGCGGCAATCTGGCCTACTCGACGGCGGAGCAGGGCTTCCTGGCCGACCTGCTGGGCCCGCAGCTCGGCATGAACGCCGCGGACGTCCCCAGCTGGAGCGCGCTGCTCGTCGGCCCGCTCTACCGCGGCGCGGAGGTGACGGTCAAATGA
- a CDS encoding MCE family protein, whose protein sequence is MRGLLAPLIKLGVFVVVTVLFTTILGISIANINTTSTNAYKARFTDATLLLPNDDVRIAGVRVGQVKDVKIVDKRQAEVEFEVDAGGQLPAGVTAQIKFRNLVGQRYVSLGEGADSSGKTLGPGGTIPLERTQPALDLTELFNGFKPLFTALNPDDVNKLSYEVIQVLQGEGGTVESLLSHTASLATTIADKDQVIGQVIDNLNSVLDTVNAHTPQLNDLIVKLQQLVSGLAADRKPISDAIESLGNLAQTTSGLLGEVREPLKNDISALGTLTDKLNKNEPELEHFIQFLPEKVSTLTRTADYGSWFNFYACEFSGSVSLPPLINNVPIPLVPLNRARCTG, encoded by the coding sequence ATGAGGGGTCTGCTCGCACCGCTGATCAAGCTCGGCGTCTTCGTGGTCGTCACCGTGCTGTTCACGACGATCCTCGGGATCAGCATCGCCAACATCAACACGACCAGCACCAACGCCTACAAGGCGCGCTTCACCGACGCGACGCTCCTGCTGCCCAACGACGACGTCCGCATCGCCGGCGTCCGGGTCGGGCAGGTCAAGGACGTCAAGATCGTCGACAAGCGCCAGGCCGAGGTCGAGTTCGAGGTCGACGCCGGCGGGCAGCTGCCCGCCGGGGTCACCGCGCAGATCAAGTTCCGCAACCTGGTCGGCCAGCGCTACGTCTCGCTCGGCGAGGGTGCCGACAGCTCCGGCAAGACGCTCGGCCCCGGCGGCACCATCCCGCTGGAGCGGACGCAGCCGGCGCTGGACCTGACCGAGCTGTTCAACGGCTTCAAGCCGCTGTTCACCGCGCTCAACCCGGACGACGTCAACAAGCTGTCCTACGAGGTCATCCAGGTCCTGCAGGGTGAGGGCGGCACCGTGGAGAGCCTGCTGTCGCACACCGCGTCGCTGGCCACCACGATCGCCGACAAGGACCAGGTCATCGGCCAGGTCATCGACAACCTCAACTCGGTGCTCGACACGGTCAACGCGCACACCCCGCAGCTCAACGACCTGATCGTGAAGCTGCAGCAGCTGGTGTCCGGGCTGGCCGCGGACCGCAAGCCGATCAGCGACGCGATCGAGAGCCTCGGCAACCTGGCCCAGACGACGTCCGGCCTGCTCGGCGAGGTCCGCGAACCGCTGAAGAACGACATCAGCGCGCTGGGCACGCTGACCGACAAGCTCAACAAGAACGAGCCGGAGCTGGAGCACTTCATCCAGTTCCTGCCGGAGAAGGTCAGCACGCTGACCCGCACCGCGGACTACGGCTCCTGGTTCAACTT
- a CDS encoding MlaE family ABC transporter permease, whose product MTFLQGAKRVANRPLQTLDTLGDQMSFYGRALLWTPRTLRRYTKEVLRLLAEVSFGSGSLAVIGGTVGVMVGLTLFTGVLVGLQGYSALNSIGTSAFTGFLTAFFNTREIAPLVAGLALSATVGAGFTAQLGAMRISEEIDALEVMGVPSLPYLVTTRIIAGFVAVIPLYIIGLLSSYLASRLVVIYIYNQSAGTYDHYFDLFLPPQDVLYSFIKVLLFSVLIILSHCYFGYRATGGPAGVGVAVGKAVRLSIVTVSIMNFFIGFAIWGTDVTVRIAG is encoded by the coding sequence ATGACGTTCCTCCAGGGCGCGAAACGCGTCGCCAACCGACCCCTCCAGACACTGGACACCTTGGGTGACCAGATGTCGTTCTACGGCCGCGCGCTGCTGTGGACGCCGCGGACCCTGCGCCGCTACACCAAGGAAGTCCTCCGGCTGCTGGCCGAGGTGAGCTTCGGCTCCGGCTCGCTCGCGGTCATCGGCGGCACGGTCGGCGTGATGGTCGGCCTGACGCTGTTCACCGGTGTCCTCGTCGGCCTCCAGGGCTACTCGGCGCTGAACTCCATCGGGACGTCGGCCTTCACCGGCTTCCTGACGGCGTTCTTCAACACCCGCGAGATCGCCCCGCTGGTCGCCGGGCTCGCCTTGAGCGCGACGGTCGGCGCCGGGTTCACCGCGCAGCTCGGCGCGATGCGGATCTCCGAGGAGATCGACGCGCTCGAGGTGATGGGCGTGCCGAGCCTGCCGTACCTGGTGACGACCCGGATCATCGCCGGGTTCGTCGCGGTCATCCCGCTCTACATCATCGGCCTGCTGAGCTCGTACCTCGCGTCGAGACTGGTCGTGATCTACATCTACAACCAGTCAGCCGGTACCTACGACCATTACTTCGACCTGTTCCTGCCACCGCAGGACGTGCTGTATTCGTTCATCAAGGTGCTGCTCTTCAGCGTCCTGATCATCCTGTCGCACTGCTACTTCGGGTACCGGGCGACCGGCGGCCCGGCCGGTGTCGGCGTCGCGGTGGGCAAGGCGGTCCGGCTCTCGATCGTCACGGTCTCGATCATGAACTTCTTCATCGGCTTCGCCATCTGGGGAACCGACGTCACGGTAAGGATCGCGGGATGA
- a CDS encoding ABC transporter ATP-binding protein: protein MGAEVVIEGLTKSFGKQAIWRDVTLTLPPGEVSAMLGPSGTGKSVFLKSMIGLLKPDRGRCVINGVDIVTCSEHKLYEIRKLFGVLFQDGALFGSMNLYDNVAFPLREHTKKSETEIRQIVREKLEMTGLAGADKKLPGEISGGMRKRAGLARALVLDPEIILVDEPDSGLDPVRTTYISQLFLDVNAQIDATFLIVTHNINLARTVPDNLGMLFRKELVMFGPREVLLTSEEPVVKQFLNGKMQGPIGMSEEKDSAQMAAEQAMFDAGHHAGGVEDISGVPPQMQTTPGVPQRMGAVRRKDRVMEIMHRLPDAAQQGIIASLSPEEQRHYGVSPRQVARAQQQQQQQQVPAGARQGDGVPDQHHGQLPAEQVARIPGGQQPRPGGSHRMPPPPNNGPGGR, encoded by the coding sequence ATGGGTGCCGAGGTGGTCATCGAAGGTCTGACGAAGTCCTTCGGTAAGCAGGCCATCTGGCGGGACGTCACGTTGACGCTGCCTCCGGGCGAAGTGTCGGCGATGCTCGGTCCGTCGGGAACCGGCAAGTCGGTGTTCCTCAAGTCGATGATCGGGCTGCTCAAGCCCGACCGCGGCCGCTGCGTGATCAACGGGGTGGACATCGTCACCTGCTCCGAGCACAAGCTCTACGAGATCCGGAAGCTCTTCGGCGTCCTTTTCCAGGACGGCGCGCTGTTCGGCTCGATGAACCTCTACGACAACGTCGCGTTCCCGCTGCGGGAGCACACGAAGAAGTCCGAGACCGAGATCCGGCAGATCGTCCGCGAGAAGCTCGAGATGACCGGTCTCGCCGGCGCCGACAAGAAGCTGCCGGGCGAGATCTCCGGCGGGATGCGCAAGCGCGCCGGCCTGGCCCGCGCCCTCGTGCTGGACCCCGAGATCATCCTGGTCGACGAGCCGGACTCCGGCCTCGACCCGGTCCGCACCACCTACATCTCGCAGCTGTTCCTCGACGTCAACGCGCAGATCGACGCGACGTTCCTGATCGTCACGCACAACATCAACCTGGCCCGGACCGTGCCGGACAACCTGGGCATGCTCTTCCGCAAGGAACTGGTCATGTTCGGCCCGCGCGAGGTGCTGCTGACCAGCGAGGAACCGGTCGTCAAGCAGTTCCTCAACGGCAAGATGCAGGGTCCGATCGGCATGTCCGAGGAGAAGGACTCCGCGCAGATGGCCGCCGAGCAGGCGATGTTCGACGCCGGGCACCACGCCGGTGGCGTCGAGGACATCTCGGGTGTGCCGCCGCAGATGCAGACGACGCCGGGGGTGCCGCAGCGGATGGGCGCGGTCCGCCGCAAGGACCGGGTCATGGAGATCATGCACCGGCTGCCGGACGCCGCGCAGCAGGGCATCATCGCCTCGCTGAGCCCCGAGGAGCAGCGCCACTACGGCGTCAGCCCGCGGCAGGTGGCCCGGGCCCAGCAGCAGCAACAGCAGCAGCAGGTCCCGGCCGGCGCGCGCCAGGGTGACGGCGTGCCGGACCAGCACCACGGCCAGCTGCCCGCCGAGCAGGTGGCCCGGATCCCCGGCGGCCAGCAGCCGAGACCCGGTGGCTCGCACCGGATGCCACCGCCGCCGAACAACGGGCCAGGTGGCAGGTGA
- a CDS encoding MlaE family ABC transporter permease: MSSPASQAKIPGIGILRETGNLFALGLDIVRGIFQRPFQLREFIQQAWFIASVTILPTALVAIPFGAVISLQFGSLARQLGAQSYTGAGSVLATVQQASPLVTALLVAGAGGSAVCADIGARTIREEIAAMEVLGVSAVQRLIVPRTLAMMLVALLLNGMVSVIGVLGGYFFNVVLQGGTPGAYLASFSALAQLPDLWVGELKALIFGFIAAVVASYRGLNPSGGPKGVGDAVNQSVVITFLMLFVVNFVITLIYLQIVPGKLD; encoded by the coding sequence GTGAGTTCTCCCGCTTCACAGGCGAAGATCCCCGGGATCGGCATCCTCCGCGAAACCGGGAACCTGTTCGCCCTCGGCCTCGACATCGTTCGTGGCATCTTCCAGCGCCCGTTCCAGCTGCGGGAGTTCATCCAGCAGGCCTGGTTCATCGCGAGTGTGACGATCCTGCCGACGGCCCTGGTGGCCATCCCCTTCGGCGCGGTCATCTCACTGCAGTTCGGTTCGCTCGCCCGCCAGCTGGGCGCGCAGTCCTACACCGGCGCGGGTTCCGTGCTCGCCACCGTGCAGCAGGCCAGCCCGCTGGTCACCGCGCTGCTGGTGGCGGGCGCGGGCGGCTCCGCCGTCTGTGCTGATATCGGGGCGCGCACCATCCGCGAAGAGATCGCCGCGATGGAGGTGCTGGGCGTCTCCGCGGTGCAGCGGCTGATCGTGCCGCGCACCCTCGCGATGATGCTCGTCGCGCTGCTGCTCAACGGCATGGTCAGCGTCATCGGCGTGCTGGGCGGCTACTTCTTCAACGTCGTGCTGCAGGGCGGGACGCCGGGCGCGTACCTGGCGAGCTTCTCCGCCCTGGCCCAGCTGCCCGACCTGTGGGTCGGTGAACTGAAGGCGCTGATCTTCGGGTTCATCGCCGCCGTCGTCGCGTCCTACCGGGGTCTGAACCCCTCCGGCGGCCCCAAGGGCGTCGGGGACGCGGTGAACCAGTCGGTGGTCATCACGTTCCTGATGCTGTTCGTCGTGAACTTCGTGATCACCCTGATCTACCTGCAGATCGTGCCCGGAAAGCTGGACTAG